A genomic segment from Gavia stellata isolate bGavSte3 chromosome 6, bGavSte3.hap2, whole genome shotgun sequence encodes:
- the LOC132317217 gene encoding LOW QUALITY PROTEIN: uncharacterized protein LOC132317217 (The sequence of the model RefSeq protein was modified relative to this genomic sequence to represent the inferred CDS: inserted 1 base in 1 codon; substituted 1 base at 1 genomic stop codon): MELELEIAPPSPRRNPSPRRAQEGDIDLEERVEPGSSSRIKEVMEGPSEVVVHTLAAGVCREDPERVATVVETIIRTQDPNWNDLQVVLDNLLDSTEKQMVLKMAKTQAEAASVSGILTGTIEQNFPLGNPQWDPNVVDHRQKLTRYQGWILYGVKHALPKAMNWSKLYEVRQDKNESPSLFLERLKTTARKYTNLDAEKPEEAVQLASIFMGQSALDVRKKLQKLEGEDSRVLNKMLKVAWRVYNNREKEEQKKEKERKVRENRLLAVLTGNLVRGRGKGQARGRGGFRNFGEKRFNMSLGINQCAYCQEEGHWKRDCLKLKTNQQEAARMVDEXRGPEGNPAEPLVAIKLGGSAVEFLVDTRATYSVLNTCKGKLGNKTANVIGATGKQEERPFLKPLSLKFGNKVITHEFLYMPECPMHLLGRDLLSXLNAQIIFEKPDHLRQSTGKRARDVEQSNPELPDHLLLQYVDDILIATKERATCIKEEGQLEHDCLATVEQAYSSREVLKDTPLEDPDEELYTDGSSFVENGVRYPGYVVTAETSVIEANALPSNTSAQKAELIALTKALELSEGKKVNIWTDSKYAFGVEEELQQKRVLFQKERSLDV, translated from the exons ATGGAGCTAGAGTTAGAGATAGCTCCACCGTCACCCAGACGAAATCCCTCCCCGCGTCGGGCACAAGAGGGGGATATTGATTTAGAAGAAAGGGTAGAACCGGGTAGCAGTAGCAGAATTAAGGAAGTTATGGAGGGGCCATCTGAAGTTGTGGTTCATACACTG GCAGCAGGAGTGTGCAGAGAAGATCCGGAAAGGGTAGCTACAGTTGTGGAAACAATTATTAGGACTCAGGATCCCAATTGGAATGATTTGCAAGTGGTATTGGATAACTTATTAGATAGCACTGAGAAACAGATGGTGTTAAAGATGGCAAAAActcaggcagaggcagcaagtgTAAGTGGTATACTTACTGGAACTATAGAACAGAATTTCCCTTTGGGGAATCCTCAATGGGATCCGAATGTTGTGGATCACAGGCAGAAATTGACTCGTTACCAAGGATGGATACTGTATGGAGTTAAGCATGCACTGCCAAAAGCTATGAATTGGTCAAAATTATATGAAGTAAgacaagataaaaatgaatcCCCCTCATTATTCCTGGAAAGATTAAAAACTACTGCCAGGAAATACACTAATCTGGACGCTGAAAAACCAGAAGAGGCTGTTCAATTGGCTTCTATCTTTATGGGGCAATCAGCCCTGGATGtaagaaagaaacttcagaaattggAGGGGGAAGATTCGAGGGTTCTGAATAAGATGCTCAAAGTGGCATGGAGAGTCTATAATAATCGGgagaaagaagaacagaaaaaggagaaagaaaggaaagtcagGGAAAACAGGCTGCTCGCTGTTTTAACGGGAAATTTGGtaagaggcagaggaaaaggacaagccaggggaagaggaggttttaggaactttggggaaaaaagatttaataTGTCATTGGGGATAAATCAGTGTGCATACTGTCAGGAAGAGGGGCATTGGAAAAGAGATTGCctgaaattgaaaacaaatCAGCAGGAGGCTGCGAGAATGGTGGATGAATGAAGGGGACCGGAGGGGaacccagctgagcctctggttGCAATTAAGCTGGGAGGCTCTGCAGttgaatttttagtagataccAGGGCAAcgtattctgttttgaacacctgCAAAGGGAaactgggaaataaaactgcaaatgtaattggagcgaccgggaaacaagaagaaaggccattcctaaaaccccttagtctgaaatttggaaataaggtaattacacatgaatttttATATATGCCAGAATGTCCGATGCACTTGTTGGGACGAGATTTACTTT AACTAAAcgcacaaataatttttgaaaaa cccgaCCATCTTCGGCAATCAACTGGCAAAAGAGCTCGAGATGTGGAACAAAGTAATCCAGAGTTGCCTGATCATCTACTTTTGCAATACGTGGATGATATATTGATCGCCACCAAGGAAAGAGCAACTTGCATAAAG gaagaaggacaactgGAACATGACTGTTTAGCTACTGTCGAACAGGCATATTCCAGTCGAGAAGTCTTGAAAGATACACCATTGGAGGATCCTGACGAGGAACTGTACacagatggtagcagctttgtGGAAAATGGAGTTCGCTACCCTGGATATGTGGTAACAGCTGAGACATCAGTCATAGAGGCTAATGCTTTGCCCAGTAATACTTcagcgcaaaaggcagagctgatagCCTTGACAAAGGCGTTAGAACTGAgcgaaggaaagaaagtaaatatttggaCTGACTCTAAGTACGCCTTTGGTGTG